The window GACTTGATCGGCCCAGCGACGTGTGTCTCGCGAACAGCCTGGCGCGCAAGCAATAATTCCCCCGCGCCGACAACCGGCTCAACCGAGTCGGGGCCAAGATCCGGATCTGTCTCAAAGCGATCGATAAGCGTACGCTCGGTGTCCCGATCCGGAAGCTCCATCTCGAGTTTGAACTGGAAGCGATCGCGCTGGGCTGCTGGCAGTTCGAACACACCATCCATCTCGAGTGGGTTCTGCGTCGCAACAACGAGAAACGGCGTTGGCAACGAGTAGGTCCGTCCTTCGATCGTTACCTGGGTCTCTTCCATCGCCTCCAGCAGCGCCGACTGGGCTTTCGGCGTCGCCCGATTAATCTCGTCGGCGACGACGATATTCGCAAAGATCGGCCCCTGCAAGCGCTCGAACTCACCGCGTTCCTCTCGATAGATCGTCGTCCCAGTGATATCTGCAGGGAGGACATCCGCTGTCAGTTGAATGCGACTGTACTCGAGACCAGTTGCTTGTGCGAGCAACGTCGCAGCAGTCGTCTTCGCAACACCGGGGACACCCTCGAGGAGGACGTGCCCGCCGGTCAACAGCGCAACGGTGAGCTGTTCGACGATTTCCTCGTTGCCGATGAGGACGCGCTCGATTTCCGTGCGTAACGTCTCGTAAAGTTCGGCTGGATCGTCAGTTCGGTCAGTCTGCTGTCCGTCGTCAATCGTATCGTATCTAGTCATTGGTGAACACCTGAATTGTCTGCATCCGCTGTCGCGTCGACGAATCGACGCTGAAGAGCCCGTCCAGCGTTTCGGATCCGTTGGCTCGTCGA is drawn from Natronolimnobius sp. AArcel1 and contains these coding sequences:
- a CDS encoding MoxR family ATPase, yielding MTRYDTIDDGQQTDRTDDPAELYETLRTEIERVLIGNEEIVEQLTVALLTGGHVLLEGVPGVAKTTAATLLAQATGLEYSRIQLTADVLPADITGTTIYREERGEFERLQGPIFANIVVADEINRATPKAQSALLEAMEETQVTIEGRTYSLPTPFLVVATQNPLEMDGVFELPAAQRDRFQFKLEMELPDRDTERTLIDRFETDPDLGPDSVEPVVGAGELLLARQAVRETHVAGPIKSYVLDLVGATREHPQIMHGASPRATRAFITAIQAAAAIDGREYVIPDDVKQFVTPILAHRLVVRTDAELAGVTRATVIEDILESVDPPGTDTNTLAPDRVGTSEPNEMLERYDAE